A genome region from Neoarius graeffei isolate fNeoGra1 chromosome 21, fNeoGra1.pri, whole genome shotgun sequence includes the following:
- the nup50 gene encoding nuclear pore complex protein Nup50 isoform X1, translated as MAKRIAEKELTDRNWDQEDEGEEAGTFSVASEEVMKNRAIKKAKRRNLGTEGESGGAFKSFIGFSLTPSAPAAGGTFSAFGNGAGFKPLSSLTNGSAASATPNFGGFTSPATSKANTGTSSSNGPASSSSIDCGDIMANGSAPSLPAISGGGSSSKEYNRQLTALNCSVRDWITKHVNDNPLCDLNPIFRDYERHLATIESKYGSGTAAGEEPQPGKQANATTTTPLSSSSSNVTPAAPVLFSSKNKDSAAPKKSSVPAGVTFNFGQKVDSSVLSSVKSAGASEAFVPCRYDPKIFSTQILFSAESTDSSPGTFSFTAAKTEAASNSQAADENGADEESDEPPVPVVREIKEKDAFYSKKCKLFYKKENEFKEKGVGTLHLKLVSEGRLQLLVRADTNLGNILLNIMVHSSMPCSRTGKNNVMVVCVPNPPVDDKNPSTAVPMLIRVKTAEDADELHKLLQEKKA; from the exons ATGGCAAAGCGGATTGCTGAGAAAGAGCTCACAGACAGGAACTGGGATCAGGAAGATGAAGGAGAAGAG GCAGGAACATTTTCAGTTGCAAGTGAGGAAGTGATGAAAAACCGGGCCATTAAGAAAGCCAAGCGTCGAAATCTTGGCACAGAG GGAGAGAGTGGAGGAGCTTTTAAAAGCTTTATAGGTTTCTCTCTGACCCCGTCGGCTCCAGCGGCTGGAGGAACTTTCTCGGCATTTGGGAATGGGGCTGGATTTAAACCCCTCTCTTCTTTGACCAATGGTAGTGCTGCATCTGCCACCCCAAATTTTGGGGGTTTCACCTCTCCTGCCACCAGCAAGGCAAACACCG GCACCTCATCATCCAATGGCccagcctcctcctcctccatagACTGTGGTGACATCATGGCCAATGGCTCCGCCCCCAGCCTGCCCGCGATCTCTGGAGGAGGCAGCAGCAGTAAGGAGTACAACCGGCAGCTCACAGCTCTCAACTGCTCTGTGCGTGACTGGATCACCAAGCATGTGAATGACAACCCGCTGTGCGACCTCAACCCCATCTTCCGTGACTACGAGAGGCACCTGGCCACCATCGAGAGCAAGTACGGCAGTGGCACAGCAGCAGGGGAGGAGCCGCAGCCAGGGAAACAGGCAAACGCCACCACAACCACACCACTGTCCtcctcgagcagtaacgttacacCGGCCGCTCCTGTTTTGTTCTCCAGCAAGAACAAGGACAGTGCTGCTCCTAAGAAAAGCTCCGTTCCTGCAGGCGTGACTTTCAACTTTGGCCAGAAGGTGGACAGCTCCGTGCTGAGCTCTGTCAAGTCCGCAGGAGCTTCCGAGGCTTTTGTTCCTTGCCGCTACGATCCTAAGATCTTTTCCACCCAAATTCTGTTCAGTGCAGAAAGCACAGACTCTTCTCCAGGCACCTTCTCTTTCACTGCAGCCAAGACTGAGGCAGCCAGCAACAGCCAAGCAGCAG ATGAGAACGGAGCCGATGAAGAATCTGACGAGCCGCCAGTACCTGTAGTCCGAGAAATCAAGGAGAAAGATGCCTTCTACTCTAAAAA GTGCAAATTGTTCTATAAAAAGGAAAACGAGTTCAAGGAGAAAGGAGTCGGTACACTGCATTTGAAACTGGTTTCAGAGGGCAGGCTGCAGCTCCTGGTGCGCGCAGACACAAACCTGG GTAACATCCTGTTGAATATCATGGTTCACTCCTCCATGCCGTGCTCACGGACAGGGAAAAACAACGTCATGGTGGTGTGCGTGCCAAATCCCCCAGTGGACGACAAGAACCCCAGCACTGCTGTCCCCATGCTGATTCGTGTTAAAACAGCAGAGGACGCTGACGAACTGCACAAACTTCTGCAGGAGAAGAAAGCGTGA
- the nup50 gene encoding nuclear pore complex protein Nup50 isoform X2 gives MAKRIAEKELTDRNWDQEDEGEEGESGGAFKSFIGFSLTPSAPAAGGTFSAFGNGAGFKPLSSLTNGSAASATPNFGGFTSPATSKANTGTSSSNGPASSSSIDCGDIMANGSAPSLPAISGGGSSSKEYNRQLTALNCSVRDWITKHVNDNPLCDLNPIFRDYERHLATIESKYGSGTAAGEEPQPGKQANATTTTPLSSSSSNVTPAAPVLFSSKNKDSAAPKKSSVPAGVTFNFGQKVDSSVLSSVKSAGASEAFVPCRYDPKIFSTQILFSAESTDSSPGTFSFTAAKTEAASNSQAADENGADEESDEPPVPVVREIKEKDAFYSKKCKLFYKKENEFKEKGVGTLHLKLVSEGRLQLLVRADTNLGNILLNIMVHSSMPCSRTGKNNVMVVCVPNPPVDDKNPSTAVPMLIRVKTAEDADELHKLLQEKKA, from the exons ATGGCAAAGCGGATTGCTGAGAAAGAGCTCACAGACAGGAACTGGGATCAGGAAGATGAAGGAGAAGAG GGAGAGAGTGGAGGAGCTTTTAAAAGCTTTATAGGTTTCTCTCTGACCCCGTCGGCTCCAGCGGCTGGAGGAACTTTCTCGGCATTTGGGAATGGGGCTGGATTTAAACCCCTCTCTTCTTTGACCAATGGTAGTGCTGCATCTGCCACCCCAAATTTTGGGGGTTTCACCTCTCCTGCCACCAGCAAGGCAAACACCG GCACCTCATCATCCAATGGCccagcctcctcctcctccatagACTGTGGTGACATCATGGCCAATGGCTCCGCCCCCAGCCTGCCCGCGATCTCTGGAGGAGGCAGCAGCAGTAAGGAGTACAACCGGCAGCTCACAGCTCTCAACTGCTCTGTGCGTGACTGGATCACCAAGCATGTGAATGACAACCCGCTGTGCGACCTCAACCCCATCTTCCGTGACTACGAGAGGCACCTGGCCACCATCGAGAGCAAGTACGGCAGTGGCACAGCAGCAGGGGAGGAGCCGCAGCCAGGGAAACAGGCAAACGCCACCACAACCACACCACTGTCCtcctcgagcagtaacgttacacCGGCCGCTCCTGTTTTGTTCTCCAGCAAGAACAAGGACAGTGCTGCTCCTAAGAAAAGCTCCGTTCCTGCAGGCGTGACTTTCAACTTTGGCCAGAAGGTGGACAGCTCCGTGCTGAGCTCTGTCAAGTCCGCAGGAGCTTCCGAGGCTTTTGTTCCTTGCCGCTACGATCCTAAGATCTTTTCCACCCAAATTCTGTTCAGTGCAGAAAGCACAGACTCTTCTCCAGGCACCTTCTCTTTCACTGCAGCCAAGACTGAGGCAGCCAGCAACAGCCAAGCAGCAG ATGAGAACGGAGCCGATGAAGAATCTGACGAGCCGCCAGTACCTGTAGTCCGAGAAATCAAGGAGAAAGATGCCTTCTACTCTAAAAA GTGCAAATTGTTCTATAAAAAGGAAAACGAGTTCAAGGAGAAAGGAGTCGGTACACTGCATTTGAAACTGGTTTCAGAGGGCAGGCTGCAGCTCCTGGTGCGCGCAGACACAAACCTGG GTAACATCCTGTTGAATATCATGGTTCACTCCTCCATGCCGTGCTCACGGACAGGGAAAAACAACGTCATGGTGGTGTGCGTGCCAAATCCCCCAGTGGACGACAAGAACCCCAGCACTGCTGTCCCCATGCTGATTCGTGTTAAAACAGCAGAGGACGCTGACGAACTGCACAAACTTCTGCAGGAGAAGAAAGCGTGA